A single genomic interval of Hyphomicrobium methylovorum harbors:
- a CDS encoding class I SAM-dependent methyltransferase — protein MSSPDHLQLVTSDGFADYVLLDCGSGRKLERFGSVIVDRPEAQALWQPRLPKKEWMKAHAAFSASGEDDEKGKWRVDKPVPDQWPVKIGGLTVLCRLSGLWHLGLFPEQDPHWRWIKERLATSKSKPPRVLNLFGYTGAASLIAAQHGAEVTHVDASKKAVQWGKDNQTASGLNAAKIRWLVDDAAKFAAREVRRGKTYDVILVDPPKFGRGPDGEVWDLFANLPALLGDLAKLLAPGAAMVLTVYAIRASALAFDQLMREALADKGGTFESGELALRAQSGLFLPTSLFVRWRQAG, from the coding sequence ATGTCTTCACCCGACCACTTGCAACTCGTCACGTCTGACGGTTTCGCGGACTACGTGCTTCTCGACTGCGGATCGGGGCGCAAGCTCGAACGATTCGGCAGCGTGATCGTTGATCGCCCGGAGGCGCAGGCCCTCTGGCAGCCGCGGCTACCGAAAAAAGAATGGATGAAAGCGCACGCTGCTTTTTCCGCGTCCGGGGAAGACGACGAGAAGGGCAAGTGGCGTGTCGACAAACCGGTGCCCGATCAGTGGCCTGTGAAAATTGGCGGCCTCACTGTTCTGTGCCGTCTCTCGGGTCTCTGGCATCTTGGCCTCTTTCCTGAGCAGGACCCGCACTGGCGCTGGATAAAGGAGCGGCTCGCCACCTCCAAATCGAAACCGCCACGCGTTCTGAATCTCTTTGGCTACACCGGTGCGGCCTCTCTCATCGCCGCGCAACACGGCGCTGAAGTCACGCACGTGGATGCATCGAAGAAGGCCGTGCAATGGGGCAAGGACAATCAAACAGCCTCAGGCCTCAACGCCGCAAAAATTCGTTGGCTCGTCGATGACGCCGCCAAGTTCGCCGCGCGGGAAGTTCGCCGAGGCAAAACTTACGACGTGATCCTTGTCGACCCGCCGAAGTTCGGACGCGGACCCGATGGCGAAGTCTGGGACTTGTTCGCGAACCTCCCTGCATTGCTCGGCGATCTGGCGAAGCTGCTCGCGCCCGGCGCGGCAATGGTGCTGACGGTTTATGCCATCCGCGCGTCCGCGCTCGCCTTCGATCAACTGATGCGGGAAGCGCTCGCGGACAAAGGCGGCACTTTTGAATCCGGCGAACTCGCTCTTCGTGCGCAGAGCGGGCTGTTTCTCCCAACGTCGCTATTCGTCCGCTGGAGGCAGGCCGGATGA
- a CDS encoding TrmH family RNA methyltransferase yields the protein MNEPKIITSLTNDRVKAIRALDMRKVRKETGLFVAEGASLLVTARDHGFVPETLVYQTGTAATGIARGLVTHALSAGAEVLEVSEAVLTKLSSKDNPQTLLGVFRQQFAPPPDLTSMSHSDTWLALEEIRDPGNLGTIIRTADAVGAAGVILVGTTCDPYALDAVRATMGSIFAVPIVKMDRPQFTEFAKRWPGDAIGTHLTARHDFRSETYRGPQLIVMGGEGPGLSTAVAAVCSKLVKIPMAGNLDSLNLAVATALMLYQVRGPQLKL from the coding sequence ATGAACGAACCGAAAATCATCACCAGCTTGACCAACGACCGCGTGAAAGCCATCCGCGCGCTCGACATGCGCAAGGTGCGAAAGGAAACCGGCCTGTTCGTAGCGGAAGGCGCTTCGCTTCTCGTGACTGCACGCGATCATGGTTTTGTGCCTGAAACGCTGGTCTATCAGACGGGAACGGCGGCGACGGGCATTGCGCGCGGATTGGTGACGCATGCGCTCTCTGCGGGTGCGGAAGTGCTCGAAGTGTCCGAAGCGGTGCTGACAAAACTGTCGTCCAAAGACAATCCGCAGACGCTGCTGGGAGTCTTTCGCCAGCAGTTCGCGCCGCCGCCCGATCTCACGAGCATGTCACATAGCGACACTTGGCTTGCGCTCGAAGAAATTCGCGATCCGGGCAACCTGGGAACCATCATTCGCACCGCCGATGCCGTCGGCGCTGCAGGTGTGATCCTCGTTGGGACGACGTGCGATCCCTACGCGCTCGACGCGGTGCGGGCCACGATGGGATCGATCTTCGCGGTGCCGATCGTCAAAATGGATCGGCCGCAGTTCACTGAGTTTGCCAAGCGTTGGCCGGGCGACGCGATCGGGACGCATCTCACCGCGCGCCACGATTTTCGCAGCGAAACATATCGCGGGCCGCAACTCATCGTCATGGGAGGCGAAGGGCCGGGCCTTTCCACGGCCGTCGCTGCGGTTTGTTCAAAGCTTGTAAAAATCCCGATGGCAGGCAATCTCGACTCGCTCAACCTCGCCGTAGCAACTGCTCTGATGCTCTACCAAGTCCGCGGCCCTCAACTGAAGCTCTAG